One genomic segment of Stigmatopora argus isolate UIUO_Sarg chromosome 3, RoL_Sarg_1.0, whole genome shotgun sequence includes these proteins:
- the pskh1 gene encoding serine/threonine-protein kinase H1 homolog — translation MGCRNSKVLPEPPGDVQLDLVKKVDPPPQTDIYKHFIRGDGTVSKAGGGGVDKGGSTTPSLTQAQASTPVASTQHPKNPSEVPDPQRKKAAKYRAKFDPRVTAKYDVKALIGRGSFSRVVRVEHKSTRQPYAIKMIETRYREGMEVCESELCVLRRVRHTNIIQLMEVFETAERVYMVMELATGGELFDRIIARGSFTERDATRVLQMVLDGVKYLHTLGITHRDLKPENLLYYHPGADSKIIITDFGLANSRKKGDECLMKTTCGTPEYIAPEILVRKPYTNAVDMWALGVISYILLSGTMPFEHDNRMKLYRQILKGKYSFSGEPWPSVSNLAKDFVDRILTVDPSARLTAGQALKHPWIVSMAAASSMKNLQRCISQNLLKRASSRCHSTKSQQSMHSNRSTKSNKARRVREKELRELNRRYQQQYNG, via the exons ATGGGGTGCAGGAACAGCAAGGTCCTCCCTGAGCCTCCAGGGGATGTTCAGTTGGACCTGGTCAAAAAG GTGGATCCTCCCCCTCAAACCGACATCTATAAGCACTTCATTCGAGGAGATGGTACGGTTAGCAAGGCCGGTGGAGGGGGGGTCGACAAGGGAGGCTCCACCACCCCATCTCTCACTCAAGCACAAGCTTCCACTCCTGTTGCCTCCACTCAACACCCTAAAAACCCATCTGAGGTGCCAGACCCTCAACGGAAAAAGGCGGCCAAATATCGAGCCAAGTTTGACCCGCGAGTCACGGCCAAGTACGACGTTAAAGCTTTAATAGGTCGGGGGAGCTTTAGCCGGGTTGTCCGTGTGGAGCACAAGAGCACTCGGCAGCCTTACGCCATAAAAATGATCGAGACTCGGTACAGGGAGGGAATGGAGGTTTGTGAGTCGGAGCTGTGCGTTCTTCGACGGGTTCGCCACACTAATATCATCCAACTAATGGAGGTCTTTGAGACGGCTGAGCGCGTTTACATGGTGATGGAACTGGCCACTGGGGGAGAGCTGTTCGACCGCATCATTGCCCGCGGCTCCTTTACAGAGCGAGACGCCACCCGGGTGCTGCAGATGGTGCTGGATGGCGTCAAGTACCTTCACACTTTGGGTATCACGCACCGAGACCTGAAGCCAGAAAACCTGCTGTACTACCACCCTGGTGCGGACTCCAAGATCATCATCACTGACTTTGGTTTAGCCAACAGCAGAAAAAAGGGAGACGAGTGTCTAATGAAGACCACCTGCGGCACGCCTGAGTACATTGCCCCTGAGATCCTGGTGAGGAAACCCTACACGAATGCCGTCGACATGTGGGCATTAGGGGTGATATCCTACATCCTGCTGAGTGGAACCATGCCCTTTGAGCATGACAACCGTATGAAGCTCTACCGGCAGATCCTCAAGGGGAAGTACAGCTTCTCTGGAGAG CCGTGGCCCAGTGTGTCCAACCTTGCCAAAGATTTTGTAGACCGGATTCTAACAGTGGATCCTAGTGCGCGGCTGACGGCCGGCCAGGCTCTCAAGCACCCCTGGATTGTCAGCATGGCTGCTGCCTCCTCCATGAAGAACCTACAACGCTGTATATCTCAGAACCTGCTGAAGCGGGCGTCATCTCGCTGCCACAGCACTAAGTCGCAGCAGTCCATGCACTCCAATCGCTCAACCAAATCCAACAAAGCTCGCCGTGTTCGAGAAAAGGAGCTGCGCGAGTTAAACCGACGCTATCAGCAGCAGTACAATGGCTGA